One region of Metallosphaera sedula DSM 5348 genomic DNA includes:
- a CDS encoding MDR/zinc-dependent alcohol dehydrogenase-like family protein, whose amino-acid sequence MKSIVFNQGIIEAEVPEIPVNRNFVEISTEEALIDGIENGIYLGLIWVRPGTILGGVGLGRVRDVGVDVDESLIGKLVLVTPFSKAFGGIGTEIHGVLAERAVIPADSLVSLPEGMDERALLLPFVSMALEIREKVRGGSVLAIGNGLLTRILADLVSDLAIIEDDDTSSKRSAALERTWDYVVVSTIRGWARHLAEKLISPGGKIIIPKFMNSWPPLTPRSSEMVYPFVRKDAFKHLDSKESEKLLKNFIGKSDNIIASIPTSKPGIIVSMKKLNRNS is encoded by the coding sequence ATGAAATCGATAGTATTCAACCAAGGTATTATTGAAGCTGAAGTGCCTGAAATACCTGTGAACAGAAATTTTGTAGAGATATCCACTGAGGAAGCACTCATAGACGGAATTGAAAATGGGATATATCTAGGCCTAATTTGGGTTAGACCGGGTACTATTCTCGGAGGAGTGGGTTTAGGAAGAGTAAGGGATGTTGGAGTTGATGTTGATGAATCCCTCATAGGGAAATTAGTTTTAGTCACTCCCTTCTCTAAGGCTTTTGGTGGTATTGGGACTGAGATTCACGGTGTATTAGCGGAAAGGGCTGTAATACCAGCGGACTCCCTAGTGAGCCTGCCTGAAGGAATGGACGAGAGAGCCCTACTGCTTCCCTTCGTCTCCATGGCCCTCGAAATAAGGGAAAAAGTTAGGGGCGGTTCGGTTCTCGCTATTGGCAATGGTTTGCTCACTAGGATCCTCGCAGATTTGGTGAGTGACCTTGCAATAATTGAGGACGATGATACCTCGTCTAAGAGAAGTGCCGCGTTAGAGAGAACATGGGATTACGTTGTTGTCTCCACCATTAGGGGATGGGCCAGACATCTTGCAGAGAAGCTTATTAGTCCAGGCGGTAAAATCATTATTCCAAAGTTTATGAATTCATGGCCACCCTTGACTCCTCGATCTAGCGAAATGGTGTACCCGTTTGTGAGAAAGGACGCCTTTAAGCATCTAGATAGTAAAGAGAGCGAGAAATTATTGAAAAACTTCATTGGGAAATCTGACAATATAATTGCATCAATACCTACTTCGAAACCTGGAATAATAGTAAGTATGAAAAAGTTAAACAGAAATTCATAG